Proteins encoded together in one Rhinopithecus roxellana isolate Shanxi Qingling chromosome 3, ASM756505v1, whole genome shotgun sequence window:
- the SRFBP1 gene encoding serum response factor-binding protein 1 isoform X3 yields the protein MKELKPDMVTKSALGDDINFEKICKKPDSTATERAIARLAVHPLLKKKIDVLKAAVQAFKEARQNVAEVESSKNASEDNHSKNTLYSNDNGSNLQHEGTIISEQKGKETKILGKKPTHNSKEKVAKMEHGPKAVTITNSPSKPSGKDSVVSLESHKTPADPKLKTLSQTKKNKESDSSLSSNSDGREEICEEEKEYFDDSTEERFYKQSSMSEDSDSGDDFFIGKVRQTRKKESSCHSSVKEQKPLEKVFLKEDTGETHGDTRNDKTKPSTETRKLESVFFHSLSGSKSSRRNYKEQAPKTRSLDFPQNEPQIKNQFNKKLPRRLENTKQQLQLPLHPSWEASRRRKEQQSNIAVFQGKKITFDD from the exons GAATTGAAACCTGATATGGTAACTAAATCTGCTCTTGGTGATGATATCAACTTTGAAAAAATCTGCAAAAAG cCAGATTCTACTGCAACTGAAAGAGCAATTGCCAGACTAGCAGTACATCCTCTTCTGAAGAAAAAGATAGATGTGCTAAAAG CTGCTGTCCAAGCCTTTAAAGAAGCAAGACAAAATGTTGCTGAAGTTGAGTCATCAAAGAATGCTTCAGAGGACAATCATTCTAAGAATACTTTGTATTCAAATGATAATGGAAGTAATTTACAGCATGAAGGAACTATTATCAGTGagcaaaaaggcaaagaaaccaAAATACTGGGGAAGAAACCAACACATAATTCAAAGGAAAAAGTAGCCAAGATGGAACATGGACCTAAAGCAGTGACTATTACAAATTCTCCATCAAAGCCTTCAGGAAAGGATTCTGTAGTTTCCCTTGAGTCCCACAAGACACCTGCTGACCCAAAGCTGAAAACACTAAGtcaaactaaaaaaaacaaagaatctgaTAGCTCACTCTCTAGTAACAGTGATGGCAGAGAAGAAATATGTGAAGAGGAGAAGGAGTATTTTGATGATAGCACAGAAGAAAGGTTTTACAAGCAGTCTTCCATGTCTGAAGATAGTGACAGTGGTGACGACTTCTTCATTGGGAAAGTCAGacagaccagaaagaaggaaagtagtTGTCATTCTTCAGTTAAGGAACAAAAACCACTCGAAAAAGTGTTTCTTAAAGAAGATACAGGTGAAACTCATGGGGATACAAGAAATGACAAAACCAAGCCAAGTACAGAAACCAGAAAGTTAGAATCAGTGTTTTTCCACTCTTTATCTGGATCTAAAAGCTCTAGAAG aaattACAAAGAACAGGCTCCAAAAACAAGATCACTAG ATTTTCCACAGAATGAGCCTCAGATCAAGAATCAGTTTAATAAGAAGCTACCAAGAAGacttgaaaatacaaaacagcaaTTGCAGCTGCCTCTTCATCCTTCGTGGGAAGCAAGCAGAAGGCGAAAAGAACAGCAATCTAATATTGCTGtgtttcaagggaaaaaaattacatttgatgATTGA
- the SRFBP1 gene encoding serum response factor-binding protein 1 isoform X4: MVTKSALGDDINFEKICKKPDSTATERAIARLAVHPLLKKKIDVLKAAVQAFKEARQNVAEVESSKNASEDNHSKNTLYSNDNGSNLQHEGTIISEQKGKETKILGKKPTHNSKEKVAKMEHGPKAVTITNSPSKPSGKDSVVSLESHKTPADPKLKTLSQTKKNKESDSSLSSNSDGREEICEEEKEYFDDSTEERFYKQSSMSEDSDSGDDFFIGKVRQTRKKESSCHSSVKEQKPLEKVFLKEDTGETHGDTRNDKTKPSTETRKLESVFFHSLSGSKSSRRNYKEQAPKTRSLDFPQNEPQIKNQFNKKLPRRLENTKQQLQLPLHPSWEASRRRKEQQSNIAVFQGKKITFDD; this comes from the exons ATGGTAACTAAATCTGCTCTTGGTGATGATATCAACTTTGAAAAAATCTGCAAAAAG cCAGATTCTACTGCAACTGAAAGAGCAATTGCCAGACTAGCAGTACATCCTCTTCTGAAGAAAAAGATAGATGTGCTAAAAG CTGCTGTCCAAGCCTTTAAAGAAGCAAGACAAAATGTTGCTGAAGTTGAGTCATCAAAGAATGCTTCAGAGGACAATCATTCTAAGAATACTTTGTATTCAAATGATAATGGAAGTAATTTACAGCATGAAGGAACTATTATCAGTGagcaaaaaggcaaagaaaccaAAATACTGGGGAAGAAACCAACACATAATTCAAAGGAAAAAGTAGCCAAGATGGAACATGGACCTAAAGCAGTGACTATTACAAATTCTCCATCAAAGCCTTCAGGAAAGGATTCTGTAGTTTCCCTTGAGTCCCACAAGACACCTGCTGACCCAAAGCTGAAAACACTAAGtcaaactaaaaaaaacaaagaatctgaTAGCTCACTCTCTAGTAACAGTGATGGCAGAGAAGAAATATGTGAAGAGGAGAAGGAGTATTTTGATGATAGCACAGAAGAAAGGTTTTACAAGCAGTCTTCCATGTCTGAAGATAGTGACAGTGGTGACGACTTCTTCATTGGGAAAGTCAGacagaccagaaagaaggaaagtagtTGTCATTCTTCAGTTAAGGAACAAAAACCACTCGAAAAAGTGTTTCTTAAAGAAGATACAGGTGAAACTCATGGGGATACAAGAAATGACAAAACCAAGCCAAGTACAGAAACCAGAAAGTTAGAATCAGTGTTTTTCCACTCTTTATCTGGATCTAAAAGCTCTAGAAG aaattACAAAGAACAGGCTCCAAAAACAAGATCACTAG ATTTTCCACAGAATGAGCCTCAGATCAAGAATCAGTTTAATAAGAAGCTACCAAGAAGacttgaaaatacaaaacagcaaTTGCAGCTGCCTCTTCATCCTTCGTGGGAAGCAAGCAGAAGGCGAAAAGAACAGCAATCTAATATTGCTGtgtttcaagggaaaaaaattacatttgatgATTGA